The following are from one region of the Theropithecus gelada isolate Dixy chromosome 6, Tgel_1.0, whole genome shotgun sequence genome:
- the PELO gene encoding protein pelota homolog has translation MKLVRKNIEKDNAGQVTLVPEEPEDMWHTYNLVQVGDSLRASTIRKVQTESSTGSVGSNRVRTTLTLCVEAIDFDSQACQLRVKGTNIQENEYVKMGAYHTIELEPNRQFTLAKKQWDSVVLERIEQACDPAWSADVAAVVMQEGLAHICLVTPSMTLTRAKVEVNIPRKRKGNCSQHDRALERFYEQVVQAIQRHIHFDVVKCILVASPGFVREQFCDYMFQQAVKTDNKLLLENRSKFLQVHASSGHKYSLKEALCDPTVASRLSDTKAAGEVKALDDFYKMLQHEPDRAFYGLKQVEKANEAMAIDTLLISDELFRHQDVATRSRYVRLVDSVKENAGTVRIFSSLHVSGEQLSQLTGVAAILRFPVPELSDQEDDSSSEED, from the exons ATGAAGCTCGTGAGGAAGAACATCGAGAAGGATAATGCAGGCCAGGTGACCCTGGTCCCCGAGGAGCCTGAGGACATGTGGCACACTTACAACCTCGTGCAAGTGGGCGACAGCCTGCGCGCCTCCACCATCCGCAAGGTACAGACCGAGTCCTCCACGGGCAGCGTGGGCAGCAATCGGGTCCGCACTACCCTCACTCTCTGCGTGGAGGCCATCGACTTCGACTCTCAAGCCTGCCAGCTGCGGGTTAAGGGGACCAACATCCAAGAGAATGAGTATGTCAAGATGGGGGCTTACCACACTATCGAGCTGGAGCCCAACCGCCAGTTCACCCTAGCCAAGAAACAGTGGGATAGTGTGGTTCTGGAGCGCATCGAGCAGGCCTGTGACCCAGCCTGGAGCGCTGATGTGGCAGCTGTGGTCATGCAGGAAGGCCTCGCCCATATCTGCTTAGTCACTCCCAGCATGACCCTCACTCGGGCCAAGGTGGAGGTGAACATCCCTAGGAAAAGGAAAGGCAATTGCTCTCAGCATGACCGGGCCTTGGAGCGGTTCTATGAACAGGTGGTCCAGGCTATCCAGCGCCACATACACTTTGATGTTGTAAAGTGCATCCTGGTGGCCAGCCCAGGATTTGTGAGGGAGCAGTTCTGCGACTACATGTTTCAACAAGCAGTGAAGACCGACAACAAACTGCTCCTGGAAAACCGGTCCAAATTTCTTCAG GTACATGCCTCCTCCGGACACAAGTATTCCCTGAAAGAGGCCCTTTGTGACCCTACTGTAGCTAGCCGCCTTTCAGACACTAAAGCTGCTGGGGAAGTCAAAGCCTTGGATGACTTCTATAAAATGTTACAACATGAACCCGATCGAGCTTTCTATGGACTCAAGCAGGTGGAGAAGGCCAATGAAGCCATGGCAATTGACACATTGCTCATCAGCGATGAGCTCTTCAGGCATCAGGATGTAGCCACACGGAGCCGGTATGTGAGGCTGGTGGACAGTGTGAAAGAGAATGCAGGCACCGTTAGGATATTCTCTAGTCTTCACGTTTCTGGGGAACAGCTCAGCCAGTTGACTGGGGTAGCTGCCATTCTCCGCTTCCCTGTTCCCGAACTCTCTGACCAAGAGGATGATTCCAGTTCTGAAGAGGATTAA